The DNA region GATGCTCAGTATGGGGATTGTTCTCAGCATATCCAGGGACAGCAACCGCCCGGCGAAGCAGGAACAGGTCAAATCCGTCATTAAAAAAGACTACCGGACAGCCCGGTAGTCTTTTTTATGTACAAGCCATCTTGTTCATGGCTGCAGGGAGGGACATTATCCCTCCCTTGGTATCGACTTATTTCGCGCGCTGCGGAAGATCGTCGATTTCGTCATCCTTGAACGCCACGCCTTCGACCTTGACGTTAACCTCGACGACACGAAGCCCTGTCATGCTCTCGACCGCTTCGCGGACGTTCTGCTGAAGCATGCGGCACACTTCATGTATAGGTGTCTCATAGAGCACGATGATGCGCAAATCGATTGCGGCCTCAAGCTGCCCTACCTCTACCGTAACACCCTTCTGCACATTTTTACCGCTCAGCCGCTTGGCCCAGCCCTCCGACAATCCGCCGGACATCGCTGCAATTCCTGGTGTCTCCAAGGCTGCCAGTCCGGCAATTTTCGATACGACATCATCCGATATCCGAATCAAACCGTTATCCAGTTGAAGTTGTTCCGTCATGCCAAATCCTCCTTCACCTCATTATCCGTTATTGTAAATCCTAACAGGCCCAAAAAGCAAATGCCCGCGTCACAAACGCCGGATAATTTTTCAAACAAAATGGGTATATTGTAAAAAGAACCCCGAGAATCGTCGTTTCGGCTCGTACGATCGCTTCTTCGAACGACAATACAAAAGGCAGGTGTACATTATGAAAAAATGGTTGAGCCCGGCGCTTCTCATCGTGACCTTCCTGCTCAGCGCAATCGGTCATTATGCAGGGTGGAACTTTACCCTCCAGTTCATCCTTTCTTCCATTTCGGTCATCTTTGTCGCCGGTTTTCTGGGCAAAGCGACCGAAAGCGTCGCCCATTATGCAGGCCAGCGCCTTGGCGGCTTTCTGAACGCCACCTTCGGCAATGCCGCCGAGCTGATCATCGCTATCTTGCTGATTCGTGAAGGCCTGTACGATATGGTCAAGGCGAGCATCACCGGTTCGATCATCGGCAATTTGCTGCTCGTCCTCGGCCTGAGCCTGTTTGCGGGGGGACTCAAGTTTAAAATCCAGAAATTCAACATGACGCTGGCAGGGCTGAACGGCTCTCTTATGACGCTGGCCATCATCGCACTATTCGTTCCCGCTGTCTTCCTGAATACCCACTCGATTACGGAAGACGAAACGAAGCTGCTCAGCCTGATCGTCGCAGGAATTCTGATCGTCTCCTACATAGCATGGCTCGGCTTCTCCATGATCACGCATAAGGAGTATCTGGCTGATGTCAGCGAAGATAAGAGCGACCAGGATGCGCTACCGCATGAGCAAGAAGCGACCTGGTCGAAGGGACGCTCCGTTCTGTACCTCGTCATTGCAACGGTTATGGTCGCCTTCGTCAGTGAATGGCTTGTCGGCGTGCTGGAGCCGATCAGCCACGAATACGGCCTCAGCGAGCTGTTTATCGGTGCATTTCTAGTCGCCATCATCGGTAACGCGGCCGAGCACAGCGCAGCGATCATGCTGGCTCTGAAAAACAAGATCAGCGCAGCCGTCGAAATTGCGGTCGGCAGCAGCCTGCAGATCGCCCTGTTCGTGGCCCCCGTCCTTGTGTTCGTCAGCTTCTTTATGGGCGACACGATGGATCTCGTATTCACGACGCTCGAGCTTGTGGCGATCGGGGTTGCCGTATTCATTGCCAGATCCATCACCCAGGACGGCGCCTCCAACTGGTACGAGGGCTTGCTGCTGTTGGCTGTGTATATCATCCTTGGCGTGTCCTTCTTCCTCGTCTAGCCTGTGACACGCTTCATTGGATTGGCGCAGGGGGTTACCTCGGTTAACGTCCCATAACATACCAAGAGGCTGTCCAGGTCTACAGACCATTCGGACAGCCTCTTCTATGTATGCGCCTGTACAAGTACAGGCTATTCGGATTGATTCATGGCTTCGTACAGGAGAGCCAGATTGCGTTCAAGCTTGCTGATCAGCTGCTTTCCCGTACTTTCCGGAAGAAGTCCGGCCCGTACCGCAAAATCGACCTCTTTCGAAAAACCGTACATTTGGGTATCCAGCACTTCCTCATAGAGAGGGCAATAACGGGTCGCCAGATTCTCCATCTGTACTTCAATAAGCTTTAGGATTTTATCTGCATCTTCATGTAGAAGACTGATCGCTTTAAGATTCAGCTGTTCCTGTAGATCAGATGAAGTCATGATCTTCCCCCCTATGTCCAAAATCACAGCACAGTTACTATCTTTAATATTAGTCGAAATCGCGGAGCAATACAAGGACCTGAAAAAAATAGACTCTATGCTAACGAAAAAACACCCTTCCATTCGGTGGAAGGGCGTTCTTCAGCTGTTATTCAGCCACGACGGAGACATTCAAGCCATGCTTGTTAAATACGTCGATCATTGCTTGCTTAGCTTCGTCAGCATCAGGTCCGTGTACATGCAGCTCGTAGCTTTGGTTGCTCACCAGCGTGGTGAACAGGCCCAAAATACTCTTCACGTCGATGTACTTGTTCTCCGCCTGCAAGACGATGGAGGATGAGAACTTACTGGCCGTTTGCGAAATTTCTACGATCGCTGTGTTGTTATTGGACATACGAATCCCTCCGTAACTTTTAGGATGTGAAAAAAATATCTCACATTGCACCTTCATGATACATTGAATCCGTTTTCTTATGCAACCTATTTTCCAATCTATTTAAGATTTTCCGGGTTGAGCGCCTCCAGCTCCGGAATGACGAACAATCCGTCCTTGCGGATCAGCCGGTCGTCGAAATAGATTTCACCGCCGCCGTACTCCGGACGCTGAATCAGCACGAGATCCCAGTGAATGGAGGAACGGTTGCCGTTGTCTGTTACATCATATGCCTGCCCCGGTGTAAAATGCAGGCTGCCGGCGATTTTCTCGTCGAACAAAATATCCTTCATCGGCGTTAAGATGTACGGATTGAAGCCGATGGCGAATTCTCCGATGTATCTCGCCCCTTCGTCCGAATCCAAAATCTCGTTCAGACGCTTCGTGTCGCTTCCGGTCGCCTCTACAATTTTCCCGTTTTCGAAACGGAATTTGATGTTTTCAAAGGTGACGCCGTTATACAGCGTCGGAGTATTGTAAGCAAT from Paenibacillus ihbetae includes:
- the cax gene encoding calcium/proton exchanger, which translates into the protein MMKKWLSPALLIVTFLLSAIGHYAGWNFTLQFILSSISVIFVAGFLGKATESVAHYAGQRLGGFLNATFGNAAELIIAILLIREGLYDMVKASITGSIIGNLLLVLGLSLFAGGLKFKIQKFNMTLAGLNGSLMTLAIIALFVPAVFLNTHSITEDETKLLSLIVAGILIVSYIAWLGFSMITHKEYLADVSEDKSDQDALPHEQEATWSKGRSVLYLVIATVMVAFVSEWLVGVLEPISHEYGLSELFIGAFLVAIIGNAAEHSAAIMLALKNKISAAVEIAVGSSLQIALFVAPVLVFVSFFMGDTMDLVFTTLELVAIGVAVFIARSITQDGASNWYEGLLLLAVYIILGVSFFLV
- a CDS encoding YlaN family protein → MTSSDLQEQLNLKAISLLHEDADKILKLIEVQMENLATRYCPLYEEVLDTQMYGFSKEVDFAVRAGLLPESTGKQLISKLERNLALLYEAMNQSE
- a CDS encoding Asp23/Gls24 family envelope stress response protein, which encodes MTEQLQLDNGLIRISDDVVSKIAGLAALETPGIAAMSGGLSEGWAKRLSGKNVQKGVTVEVGQLEAAIDLRIIVLYETPIHEVCRMLQQNVREAVESMTGLRVVEVNVKVEGVAFKDDEIDDLPQRAK
- a CDS encoding HPr family phosphocarrier protein produces the protein MSNNNTAIVEISQTASKFSSSIVLQAENKYIDVKSILGLFTTLVSNQSYELHVHGPDADEAKQAMIDVFNKHGLNVSVVAE